Sequence from the Clostridium butyricum genome:
AATAATTCCCTCTTCATTTAATTTCTATTCAATTAAACGACTTAGCCAGTCAACACATAACTGATGCTTATTTTCTTCTGTACAATCTGATGCAAAATCACAAAATTGTCCTTCACATTTACATCTACTACAAAAAAATACTGCCATTTCATCTATGTTAAATTCTTTTATTAAATCGAATATTTTTTTATTTAAATAATTTGGTACTTTTTGTTCCACTATTTCTCCTGTATCCAAATCAATAGTTTCATTATTTGTATTTGTGTCCAAATTGGATACATCTTCATTTATTTTTTCTTTCTTAACTTCTGATTTTTTCTTTACATCTTGGATTGTTATGTTACCTTTTCCCTTAAGTTCTTTGTAAACTTCCTGTTGTTGTTCCTCTGGTAATTTTGATGCTTCATATGCTGTAGAAATATTTATATTATCTCCTTTAAATTCTTCTTTAAGATTCTCAGATAGGTTCTTAGATATACTTTCCATTCGTGCAACTTTACTTGTAGCAACATTTAATATATCAGCTACAATCTCTCTTACTCTTCCTGGCAATTTTTCTTGTTTCTTATATTCTATTAATAATTCTCTTAATTTCTCTGCTTGCTGGGTTTTCTCCCACTCTGTTAATTGTCTTGCCGTTGAATTAGTTATTAGTAATAATAATTTGCTTCGTAAATCCTCTTCCTCTGTCTCTATTTTGCAAGGAGCATATCTGAATACATCTTTACCCTCTTCTACAAGTTCTTTTAATGCTAAATGCCTTCTATGACCTGCAATTATTTCATATTTATCATTTTCTATTTTTTTAACAACTAAATTTTGTTGTATCCCAAATACTTCAATAGAATTTTTCAATTCAGTTATTCCTTCTTCATCAATTGAATAGAAATTATTATCTGATGGAATAAGGTCATTAATATCTACAAGTATTGTTTTGAATTTTACTGATTTTTCTTTCTGCTTAACATCTGTATTATTAGAATTATTCAACAATTCCATCATATTAAATTTAGCCATAACAGTTATTCCTCCGTTTTATCTAAATATTCCTCTACTAAATCAATATAATCTTTAGATGCTCCACAACGTTTTGAATATTCCAATATTGGTTGATTAGCAAATGTACTTTCGTCAACTTTTACAGTCCTTCGTATATGAGTTTTAAACATTGGATATTCTGTATTATTGTTTAATAGCTCCTCACCCTGTATATTCACTTGGTTTTTTGAATACTGTGTTATAAAGCAACCTTGCAATTTCAATTTTGGATTCATTTCTTTTGCATTTTCTATCTGCTCCATCAACTCTTTCATTCCATCAAATGCGAACTGGTCAATCTTTATTGGAATAAATACATCATCTGAAGCTACTAGAGCATTTATTACGCTTATATTTATATCTGGTGGATTGTCAATTATGCAATAATCATAATTACATTCAATCTGCTTTAATGCCTTTTGTAATCTGTTATGTTGTGGTCTTCCAACATCCATAATCACATTAAGATTTGCTTTTAATAGTCTCATGTCTGCTGCAATTACATCTAAATTTCTATACTGTGTAGGTGATATCGTATCTTCAATATCAATTTCCTTATCAACCATAATATCAGCTATACTTAATTCCTCTTCATCATGTAATCCAAATAACTTAGTTGTATTACCTTGCTTATCATTGTCCACAAGTAAAACCTTTTTATTGTGGACAGTTGCCAAAATATGTGCAATATTTATGCTACTCATTGTTTTAGCAACACCACCTTTTAAATTAATAATTGAAATTACTTTCATTGAAAAACCTCTTCTCATATTTATTTTAAAATTTGAACTCATTCATCATCTTAAATGTGATAGTCTTCTTTGTATTCTGTCTTTATTTTCTGCCCAATGCATTCCAGCTTGTTTCTTTCCTTCCTCTACTCTTTTCCTTCTAATTTCAATATCTCTAACTGTCTTTTCTGCAAATTCATGAGGTGTCATTTTTTTATATTTCATACATTGTACCCCCTGTAAATTCTATAACCAAAGTATCTTAGTTAAAGTATCTTCTGAATCCAAATAATTCTCTATAACATCTCTAGCATTAAGCCATCCATAGCAAACCTCTACTCTATAATTCATATCTCGTAACCTTTTTATCCAAATATCCTGCATAGAGCTTGTCTTATTTCTTCCTACTTTTAACTCTATATACAATCCAAAGAATCCATCTTTTGCAACTGGCAAGCATATATCTGGTACACCAGCTTTTACACCTTGTCTTTTTAATGCTGCTCCTTCTTTTGCTTCACGCTTTCCACCATTAGGAACATGATATAAAAGTTCTAACTCTTGATACTCTTGTCTTGCTAATTGTGCCCATTGAAATAATGCTGCTTGTTCACTTGCTTCACTCATTTTTATCATTCCTTTTCCTCATTCTCACATACAAATAAACTCCAGGTGAATCATCACTGTAATATGCTCTATAATCTTTATAGGTACAGTCTGTAAATTGCTTTTCAAATATATCTTTAAATATTCCTGGATTGCTTATAAGTTTAAGAGCTCTTCTTCTTGTAAAGCCTGTCCTACTTATTGATACTTTAGGTTTTTTAAGATTTCTTGATGCACTCCATCTTTCAGGACCTTGATTAGATATATATTTTGCAACCCCTGTCAATTGAAAATCATCAGGTTTAAGTCTTTTACTATCTGCTCTTCCTCTTCCCCATAAATTTTCAGCTTCATCCCTGTTCATTTTATTAATTATTATGTGATGATGTATTCTAATTTTTTTACTATGTTCAGGATTATTTTCAAATCCTATTGAATATATATATTTAAGTTCTGGTAATCCATTTTTCTCTCTGTATCTCTTTAATCTTCTTATATAATTCTGTATGTCTTTTCTAGCTGTTTTTTCATCTGGTAAATATCCATCTTCATATGTCAAAGTTATGAATAAATCATCTTTCTCAAAATTTGTATTTATCAATCTGATTACTTTTTTCTCTGAATTCTTTTTATTCAATTTCTTTTGTGATTCTTTGCTCTCATTTTTCTGTTTACTTCTTGTCATATTATGCTTACATTTCCATATTGGATAAACTTCAATTTCTACCATATCCCCACTTGTTACTTTCTTTCTCATGTAAACATAATTACTATTCATTCTTAAATCTTCTATCTTTTCTTCTCTTGTCTCTTCCCTAAGTAACTTGCTATATATTGATTCATAATCATAATCTTTATGTTTCTTCTTCATGTGTCTACCCTCTTATAAATTCTATATGGTTGATTTATTAATACCCATTACAAGACCGTTTAACGGTATAAAACCGTTTAAAAAATTGACACATTCAATGCATAAAGTTATAATTAAATATAGAGATAATATTTATGCATTGAATTAAGAAAGTGTTTTTGTTTGGTCGCAATCACTTTCTTTTTTGTGTCTAAAATTCATTCTTCCATTATAAAAAACCACCTGTTATTTTTTTATTTCTTCTAAACAATCTTTACAAATATTTTTTCCCTTATAACTAATTACATTTCTTGCTTCTCCACAGAATATGCATGATGGATTATATTTCTTCATTACTATTTGTTCTCCATCTACAAATATTTCAACTGCATCCTTTTCGGCTATTCCTAATGTTCTTCTTAATTCCATCGGAATAACAATTCTTCCAAGCTCGTCTACTTTTCTTACAATTCCTATACTTTTCATTCTTAACCCTCCAAATATATTATTATTAAGCTTCTTTTACATTTTCTTTTGCAAAAGGCATTGTGAACATTCCTATTTCTAACTTAGTTTTCTTTAGTTCTTCATCTAATTCTTCAATAGTGTAAATTCCTCTACTGTGTAAAATATCCCACGCTTTTTCTACTGTCATTTCTTCTGTTTTTATATTTTTCATTTCCTCGCCCCCCCTCATATTCAATTAAATGGCATTAAATTATTTAAAAAATAAGATTATTTAGACCTAAGTTCCCTATATTCTTCATTAGAAATTAGCTTTAATTTTCTAATTGGCTGCTTTGGATTAGCAATACTAATGGCTCTCATTAATGATTCTTCATCAATTAGAATTGTTTTTGTGTCTTTATCAAATAATAAAGCTGATAAATAATTATCAACTCCTGTCCATTGAAGAGTATGCATTATCTCAAATGCTATATTTAGTTCTTTACATTTTGAACATATTGATAAAATTGATTGCTCTTGAACTGGTACTTCAGGAGCAACCTCTTCTGTTCCATCTATATCAACTCTACATTCTTCTTTTGCCTGTTCGAAAAGCCTATCAATTCTTTTCTTTACTACATTTAATGTTTCACTATCCATATCTGCATATTCTTGTGAATTAATATATACTTGCATCCATCCTCTATCTCGTATCATTATGTCTAATTCAAAAAGATCATATGGTTTAATTTCTCCATTAAGTAATTTTTCTTTATCAGGTCCTTTTAAAGCATTAACAAAATGAATTAACACCTCTTCATCAAACCAACCTTCTTCAATCTTTTCTTTTAATTTTTCCATTGGTACTGGTGATGTGAACTCTAACATTTAATTTGTCTCCTTTCTTTTCTCCTTTCAGCAAAATATGGTAAAATTATGTTGAAAGGAGGTGCTTATTTTGAAAAATTTTGATGATTTTTTATCAACTCTTAATCCAGACGTTATTGAAGCAATATCTGAAAAAGCTAATTCAAAAACATCTGATGTGAAAGGTATTCCTAATCTTGTAACTGCTATAGGTGTACAAAACATAACTATTACACTTGAATTACTCAAGCTTTATCATGATTGGTTACATAGCTAGATGCAATTTCAGATACCTTTTTAGAATCAATCTTTATTTCTAAATTTTCTAACTGCTCTTGAACTAGTACTTCAGGAGCAGTTTGTTTATTAATTTTTGTATATTGAATAGCATTTAAACAAAATTTTAAAATTGAAGTGGCTCTAATTACTAATGTTCCTTCCAAGTCTGTTAGTATTTTTTGAGCTACTTCTTTTTCTTTATCATCTATAAGTCTGTCGCTACTTAATGTATTGCTTTGAATAACATCAAGTTTTACATTATCCAACTAATTCACCCCCTTTCCTTTTTTCTGTGATAACATAGTCCAAATAGCTCCCATGATAAAGCTTTTTTCATTTTCATCTAGTTGTGCAAACATTGACATATCTCTATCAATTTTCTTTTCGAATTCTGGTGTTATTTTTCTTGTTTCCATGTTTCGTCCTCCTTATATATAAATGTTTCTTTTCTTCTACTAACTGCTTAACAAACTTGAATTACTACACAGATTTTGTAGTTGCTTGTTTTTTCAGATGTGATATTGTTGATTTTTATTTCGTCTATGTGTATATTATATTCTACTTCGTGTAATTGTGTCAACATATTTTTGTATTTTTTGTTGACTCCGTGTATTTTAAAATATATAATCATATTATGGGAGGTGAAAAAATGAATATCTTTGATAGAAAAGCCAAGAATGTTGGTGAAAGAATATCTCAAATTAGAAAAACATTAAAACTAAATCAAGAAGAATTTGGTGAAAAAATCAATGTTACTAGATCTGCAATATCCAATTATGAAAAGGGAACTCGTAATATTATGGATAGAGTTATTTTTGATATCTGTAGAGAATTTAATGTTAATGAAGAATGGCTTCGTAATGGTTCTGAGCCAATGTTTGTAAAAACTGCTAATGAATTAGTTGACCAGATTGCTTCTAAATATAACTTTAGTGTTGCTGAAAAACAAGCTCTTCAAGCATATGTTGAATTGAGCGATTCTGATAGAGAAAAAATAAGTGAACTTATTCAAAATATTTTTAGTGGATTTTTTAAGCTTAATAATGAAGAAGCTGCTACTACTGAAGATACTTCAACAAATAATATTGATTATGAAGTTGAATCCTATCGTAAAGAACTTGAAGCCGAGCAAAAAGGGCAAATATTATCAGCTTCAGGAAAGCCAAAAGGCGCTTAAATACTAAAGTAAAAGGATGTGAAATGTAATGCCAACTATATCTATGTTCTATGGTGTGCTTATTCAAATGTATAATAATAATGAGCATAACCCACCACATTTTCATGCTATATACGGAGAGTTTAAAGCTACTTTTAATTTTGATGGTGAAGTAGTAGAAGGCTCTTTCCCTAAGAAAAAGCAGAAACTTATTGCAGCCTGGGCTGTTCTTCATGAAGATGAATTAAACGCCAACTGGCAATTAGCTATGTCTGGTGAAACTCTTTATAAAATAGAACCATTAAAATAATTTTAGGGGTGATCTTATGAGCGATATTATAAGTAAAGGTGAATTATTATCAATAATCTCAGTTGATCCATTAGATAACTACATGTTATTGATAGAATTTAGTAATCATGAGAAACGTCTTTTTGATGTTAAATCACTTTTTGACAAAGCAGTTTATAAACCACTTAAAGATAAAAATTTATTTAATAAAGTTCATATTATTTATAACTATACTATTGCTTGGAATGATGATATTGATATGTGTCCCGATAGTTTATATCGTGATAGTATCCCTTATGTTAACTAATTCAAGAAAGGATGTAATTAGAATAGATAATAAAATTGAATTTTTATTACATCAGATTTTGAAAAATCAGAAAAATATTCAATCTGATTTAACAAAAATTAAAATTAAACTTGATTCTGTTCAGGATCATTTAAAAATTATAAAATAATCAGTAAAGAGTTATGATCTTCATAGCTCTTTAAAAATATGGAGGAAAAATGAATAAAAAAAGTGCAATTTACGTTAGAGTATCAACTTCACATCAAATAGATAAAGACTCTTTACCTCTTCAACGTAAAGATTTAATTAATTACTCTAAACTAATACTGGGAATAGATAATTATGTTGTATTCGAAGATGCTGGCTATAGTGGAAAAAATACAGATAGACCTGCATTTAAAGATATGTTTAACCGAATTAAAGAAGGTGAATTTAGTCATTTACTTGTCTGGAAGATTGATAGAATATCAAGAAATTTATTAGATTTCTGTTCTATGTATGATGAACTAAAAAAATATAACTGTACCTTTATAAGTAAAAATGAGCAGTTTGATACTAGTAGCGCCATGGGTGAAGCAATGTTAAAAATAATCCTTGTTTTCGCAGAACTTGAAAGAAAACTTACTGGTGAAAGAGTTGCAGCAACAATGCTTGATCGTGCTACAAAAGGTTTATGGAATGGTGCTCCAATCCCCCTTGGCTACAAATGGGATAAAATTATCAAATTCCCAGTAATAGATGATGAAGAAAGATTAACAGTTGAATTAATCTATAATAAGTACATTGAAACAGAATCAACCTCTGCGGTTGTAAAATATCTTAATCAACATAATATAAGAACTAAACGTGATGGTAATTGGTCAACTAAAACTGTTGGCGATATCCTTAGAAACCCATTTTATAAAGGAACATATCGTTATAATTTTAGAGAATCTGCTCGTGGCAAAAAGAAGAAGGAAAATGAATGGATTGTTTTAGATAATAACCATGATCCTATAATAGCTTTAGATTTATGGACTAAGTGTAATAATATTCTTGATGAAAATGCAAAGAAAAACAGTGCTCGCTTCAGAGCTAAGTCTAAAACACATATTTTTGCTGGATTACTTGAATGTGGAGAATGTCACAAAAGCTTTTATTCTAAATCTGATAAAACAAGTTTAGATGGATATACTCCAAGCATATATACATGCTCAAGTAGATATAACCATTTAGGTTGCAATCAAAAAACAATAAGCGATACCATTATAGGTAATTTCACTCTGAATTTTATTTCAAATATGATTAAATTATCTAAAACTTATAAAAAACTATCTCCTGAAGATATTGAAAAGAATTTACTTTCAGGATCTTCTTTTAATGATGTAAAAGGAATAATTGAAATTGATGATATTTTTAATTCTTTTTATAATACTTCAAGTAAAATATTTAAGCCTAATAAACAAGAAACTAAACCAGCAAATATTGATTTAAATAAATTGGATGCTGATTTAAAGAAACAACATAGAGCATTAGAAAGACTTGAAAATCTATATCTATATGATGAAAAAGAAATGTCTGAAAAAGATTATATACTTAAGAAAAATATTATTAATACAAAAATAAAGGAAATTGATGCAAAGATAAAATCATCTGCTACAATTTCCACATCAACATATAATATTAACTTTTTTCTTAATACTGCAACACTAGAACTCTCAAAAGAAATAATTGAAGGAAATATAAACATGAAATCATTAATACAGCGTGTTGGCAGAGATATAATAAAAGAATTTGTTAATAGCTTGATTACCAAAATAACCGTTCGTGATAGAAAAGTTATAAGCATTCAATTTACGAATGGTCTAATATCAACATTCATATACGAGGTCTAAACCCTCATTTTTACTAGCCTTTCAATTCTTCTTTTCTTCTACTAACGCACATCCGAATGTTTGAATAAAGAAAAACTTTGCTTTATCTTGTGAAATTTTATTTTGATCTAATTCTTCTATATTAAAGTCCATTTTATTTCTCCTTTTTATATACAATTTTCTTTTGTATTATAACAAATAATTAGTTTTATTAAAAGACCTTAGTCTTTTAACTATCTCGAGTAAGTACAATTCAATTTTATTAAAGTTAAAGATCTATAGAAATCACAAGAAATCTTTTTTTCTAAATTAAAGTAAATGTTTAGTATTATATAATTAACACTCGGGAATTTTCGATACTAATTTAAAAAAAGTTTACTATTTCTAAACATTAATACACTTACTAGATATTTTTATGAATTTCTTTTTCACAAATCATCTAAAATCCCTATTTTACATATTAGAATTTTAGATTTATTCTATTTATCCCTAGATCTCTATATTTATAGTTATTGGCGTATCTAGATTTTTTTAAATTTAATGATCACAATATAAAAATTAAAGCTTAATTATAGTAGATTTATTATAATTAAGCTTTATACAGTATTTCTAATAGAAATAAACTAATTCTTCATCTGGCTTTTTAGTTGATGATATTTTTTCAACGTGTAGAACAGGAAGTTCATCATCATATTGAGCAATCTTTGTTTTATGAACTGTAGCAATTATATCTACCCATTCTTTATTTTCAAGTTCAACATCATTTTCAAACTTACATATTAGCCCAAGAGGCGTAATGTCATCAGCACAACATGTCATTGCATTACGACCTAAAATCGAAAATTTTGGTGGATATTTATCTGGATCATAAGCCATCACTTTAAGTTTTAGTTTTTTACCATCATACTTTTTAGGGTTTGACATCATATCTTCATATAGTATTCCAAAATCATACTCCTCTGGTTCAATCACATTTGCATTAATATCAAAAGGAAGTACATCTTCAGAATTATCAATTTCTCCATTTTCATTTTCAAATAAAATTCTTGCCTGTATGTTAATAGCTTTCACGCTACCTCTTAATGAAATTTTTTTAGTATCTTTATTACATCTGTTAAATACAACTAAATCAGCATCCCTGAATTGTTCTACCATTATAGATCCCATGTTGTTCATATAAGAACTAAATGTTGATGCATCTATAGTACATACAACTTGAGCAATTTCGCATCCTTTTGGCAGAACTGAATCATATAAATTATCAAAATCCCACATTCCATTAAATTCAATAAGTACCCTATCTGCCTTACATTTTTCTATTTGTATTCTTATTAATTCAGGTGTAAGTTCATCTTCAGAATTTATAAGAATAACTGTTGTATTAGCTTTTTCTAATTCATATTTTTCTAATTCTTCTACTCCTTCTTCACAAAGAATAAGAAGACTATTTTCATTTGTTACAAAATCTTCATCTTTTAAAATCTCTTTTATAAATGTTGTTTTACCACTTTCTAAAAATCCAGTAAATAAATACACTGGAACCTTCATTTTATTCGCCTCTTTTCTATTAAGGTTGCTACAATAATTAATACTATTTTAAACAAAATAATGTTTCTATCTTATTTTTATCTAATTTAGATCCAATCACACATAGTCTTCCTGTATAATCTGGTTCACCTTTCCTTATTTCAAATTCACCAGGCACAAGATCAAAGTTATACCAGTTTCCTTTTTCATCTGAAATAATACCTTTTGCACGAAGTATAACACCATAATCAGAACTATCACTTAATAGTGAAAGAATATCATTAAGTTTATCTTTATTATATTTCTTAGGGGTTTCAATTCCCCAGCTTGTAAATACTTCATCTGCATCATGATGGTGATGATCATGCCCACAGCTACAATGCTCATCATGTTCATGATGATGCCCACCACATGTGCATTCTTCAGTATGTTCATGATTATGATGACATGAACAATTTTCCTCATGTATATGTTCTTCACCTTCATGAGATCCATGACAGCATTTTTCACCATGTTCGTGATGATGATGTTCTTCTTTGAACAATTCATTTTCTAGTGAGTTTGATTTTTCCATTGCATCGACAATCTGCTTACCATTTATCTCTTCCCATGAAGTTGTAATAACAGTAGCTTTTGTATTATGTTCTCTTATTAATGAAACAACATCTTCAAGTTTTTCTTGTGATAATTTCTGAGTACGGCTCAGTATAATTGTATTTGCATTTTCAATCTGATTATTAAAGAACTCTCCAAAATTTTTCATATACATTTTACATTTTTGTGCATCAACAACAGCACAAAAGCTATTAAGTTTTACATTTGTATCATCTTTAATTTCTTCAACTGCTTTAATAACATCTGATAATTTACCGACTCCAGATGGTTCGATTATTATTCTATCTGGCTTATATTGGTCTAATGCTTCTCTAAGAGCACTTCCAAAATCTCCTACAAGAGAACAACATATACACCCAGAATTCATTTCAGTAATATCAATTCCAGTATCCTTTAAAAAGCCTCCGTCTATTCCTATCTGCCCAAATTCGTTTTCAATTATCATAAGCTTTTCTTTATAAAGTACATCTTCAATAATCTTTTTTATAAGTGTTGTTTTCCCCGCTCCAAGGAATCCTGAAATAATATCAATTTTTGTCATTTTAATAATTCTCCTTTATTTTCCTATATTTATTACTATTTTTCATAATACAAACACTATAATCATAGCTTAATAATGTAAATTTAAACATTCCTATATAATGAAAAATAGTTATAATATGAAATATATCTTCATCTTATAACTATTTTAACATTTTTTCAAGTTTCTTGTTATTTTGTTTTTTGAAAGCCAAATACTAATATAATTAAATCATTATTAAACTTATAAATTATATTAACATCTTGAATGCACTTAGATTTAAAACTTTGTGATAGCTTTCTCATGCTACACACAATGTTCTAAGTGCACTTTTTTATATAGTTTTAACCTAAACATAAAATACCAGTCAGCTTTTATTTAAGCTGTCTGGTATTTTATTTCTCTTTTAATTCATCAATATATTTTTGAATCCAAGAATCAACCGATCTATTTTTTTCATATTCAGGATCATTAATCATATCAACAAAACGTGTAGTAACACCATGAGTTTTTGCAATAAGCATAACATTTTTCTGCTTATCAACAGGTAAATCTCTAATAGCATCTTTTACATCATCTATACGTGCCCTCTTCATATGTTAAACCTCACTTTGCTTATATTATATACATTTATACCAAGTATCATATGAAATATACTCTCTAAACCCAACTTTGTTATATAACGAAACAGCTTTATAATTATTCTTCTCAACTCTTATATATACATGCTCAATTTGATTTATTCTACATAATTCAATAAGATAATTCAAAAGTAGTTGTCCATATCCACAACATCTATATTTTTTTATTATACCAAAATTAACAATAGTATATAAGTCATTGCTTAAAATTATTTGCCCATATCCTGCACATTCATTATTGACGTATAAAAAAACAGAAAAATCATTGATATAATAATCCTGTTCTTCTTCATCAAAAATATCTTCTGTATCTAAAGGAACTCTATTTTCATCATAAAATATTTCATTTTGAACATCGCATCTTAACTTTTCATCACAATTTTTTATAAAGTGCTTAAAATTTATACCATCTTTAACTTCAATAGGTTTTTTAGAAGCTATTAATTTCATAAGGCACGTTTTACTATATATAGTAAAACCAAGCCTATTCATTAAGTTGCTAATACTCTCATTTTCAACTATATCAAGTTTAAGTGTATTACATTTTATAAAATCTAAAACTTTATCATCTAGTAATTCAATAAAATCATCAAAAAAGTACATTGAATAAATATTTTTTAAAGTATTATCTATTTTTGATTCATCATACCATATATATCCTATATTCTTATTGTTGTATTTAAAAATCTTCACCTGCTTCCGTAGTAAATACTTTACCACAAAAGATTCTTCATCATAAATAGTAAAAAAATCCCTATCACATATATAAGATCTATACTTTGAATTATATAATTTTCTGAAATTCTCAATATTAAATAATGACAATTTTTCAATAGTAATCATGCTTAAACTCCATTTCTATACGATAAGTAAATTATAGTTCTTATGTTAATTATAGTCAATAATATGCAAGTATCTTAATAAAAAATTGCCAAGGTCACCATTCTATAGACTACATATT
This genomic interval carries:
- a CDS encoding GNAT family N-acetyltransferase, yielding MITIEKLSLFNIENFRKLYNSKYRSYICDRDFFTIYDEESFVVKYLLRKQVKIFKYNNKNIGYIWYDESKIDNTLKNIYSMYFFDDFIELLDDKVLDFIKCNTLKLDIVENESISNLMNRLGFTIYSKTCLMKLIASKKPIEVKDGINFKHFIKNCDEKLRCDVQNEIFYDENRVPLDTEDIFDEEEQDYYINDFSVFLYVNNECAGYGQIILSNDLYTIVNFGIIKKYRCCGYGQLLLNYLIELCRINQIEHVYIRVEKNNYKAVSLYNKVGFREYISYDTWYKCI